A region from the Peromyscus leucopus breed LL Stock chromosome 9, UCI_PerLeu_2.1, whole genome shotgun sequence genome encodes:
- the LOC114695976 gene encoding olfactory receptor 11G2-like encodes MKTLSITSNSSTITGFILLGFPCSREGQILLFVLFFIVYLLTLMGNASIICAVRWNQKLHTPMYLLLANFSFLEIWYVTSTVPNMLANFLSDTKIISFSGCFLQFYFFFSLGSTECFFLAVMAFDRYLAICRPLHYPALMTGRLCNILVISCWVLGFLWFPVPIIIISQMSFCGSRIIDHFLCDPGPLLALTCKKVPLIEMILSILSPLPLIIPFLFIMGSYALVLVAVLKVPSASGKRKAFSTCGSHLAVVALFYGSVLVMYGSPTSEHEAGMQKLVTLFYSVLTPLLNPVIYSLRNKHMKTALKAILGEIKNWLSKKILGN; translated from the coding sequence ATGAAAACCCTCAGCATTACCAGTAACTCCAGCACCATCACTGGCTTCATACTCCTGGGATTCCCCTGCTCCAGGGAAGGGCAGATCCTCCTCTTTGTGCTCTTCTTCATTGTCTACCTCCTCACTCTTATGGGCAATGCTTCCATCATCTGTGCTGTGCGCTGGAATCAGAAACTGCACACCCCCATGTACCTCCTACTGGCCAACTTCTCCTTCCTGGAGATCTGGTATGTCACCTCCACAGTTCCCAACATGTTGGCCAACTTCCTCTCTGACACCAAGATCATCTCCTTCTCTGGGTGCTTCCTGcagttctatttcttcttctccttgggGTCTACAGAATGTTTCTTCCTGGCAGTCATGGCCTTTGATCGCTACCTTGCCATCTGCAGACCTCTACACTATCCTGCTCTTATGACTGGGCGCCTCTGTAACATCCTTGTGATCAGTTGCTGGGTGCTTGGTTTCCTCTGGTTCCCCgtccccatcatcatcatctcccaGATGTCCTTCTGTGGATCCAGGATTATAGACCATTTCCTATGTGACCCAGGCCCTCTGTTAGCACTGACTTGCAAAAAAGTTCCACTAATAGAGATGATCTTGTCCATCTTAAGTCCTCTGCCTCTCattattccttttctctttatcaTGGGGTCATATGCTCTGGTCCTAGTAGCTGTATTGAAGGTTCCTTCAGCCTCTGGGAAAAGGAAAGCTTTCTCGACCTGTGGGTCTCATTTGGCTGTGGTTGCATTATTCTACGGCTCAGTACTTGTCATGTATGGGAGCCCAACATCTGAGCATGAAGCGGGGATGCAGAAGCTTGTGACTCTGTTTTATTCCGTCTTGACCCCTCTTCTTAATCCTGTGATATACAGTCTTAGGAACAAACATATGAAGACAGCCCTGAAAGCAATTCTGGGGGAGATTAAAAATTGGTTGTCAAAAAAGATCTTGGgcaattaa
- the LOC114695978 gene encoding olfactory receptor 11G2-like, whose translation MKTLSRPSNSSTITGFILLGFPCSREGQILLFVLFFIVYLLTLMGNASIICAVRWDQKLHTPMYLLLANFSFLEIWYVTSTVPNMLANFLSDTKIISFSGCFLQFYFFFSLGSTECFFLAVMAFDRYLAICRPLHYPALMTGRLCNILVISCWVLGFLWFPIPITIISQMSFCGSRIIDHFLCDPGPLLALTCSRAPLMEFFWTIISSLLLFIPFLCIMGSYILVLRAVFKVPSRDGQKKAFSTCGSHLTVVSLFYGSVMIMYLSPTSEHEAGMQKLVTLFYSVVTPLVNPVIYSLRNKDMKHSLQKFLKT comes from the coding sequence ATGAAAACCCTTAGCAGACCCAGCAACTCCAGCACCATTACTGGCTTCATCCTCCTGGGATTCCCCTGCTCCAGGGAAGGGCAGATCCTCCTCTTTGTGCTCTTCTTCATTGTCTACCTCCTCACACTCATGGGCAATGCTTCCATCATCTGTGCTGTGCGCTGGGATCAGAAACTACACACCCCCATGTACCTCCTACTGGCCAACTTCTCCTTCCTGGAGATCTGGTATGTCACCTCCACAGTTCCCAACATGTTGGCCAACTTCCTCTCTGACACCAAGATCATCTCCTTCTCTGGGTGCTTCCTGcagttctatttcttcttctccttgggGTCTACAGAATGTTTCTTCCTGGCAGTCATGGCCTTTGACCGCTACCTTGCCATCTGCAGACCTCTACACTATCCTGCTCTTATGACTGGGCGCCTCTGTAACATCCTCGTGATCAGTTGCTGGGTGCTTGGTTTCCTCTGGTTCCCCATTCCCATCACCATCATCTCCCAGATGTCCTTCTGTGGATCCAGGATTATAGACCATTTCCTATGTGACCCAGGCCCTTTGTTGGCCCTCACCTGTTCCAGAGCCCCACTGATGGAATTTTTCTGGACCATAATAAGTTCCCTGCTCctctttattccttttctctgcaTCATGGGATCTTATATATTGGTCCTGCGAGCAGTGTTTAAAGTTCCTTCAAGAGATGGACAAAAGAAGGCTTTCTCCACTTGTGGGTCTCATCTGACCGTAGTTTCACTCTTCTATGGCTCAGTGATGATCATGTATTTGAGCCCAACATCTGAGCATGAAGCCGGAATGCAGAAGCTTGTGACTCTGTTTTATTCTGTAGTTACTCCACTCGTTAATCCTGTAATCTACAGTCTGAGAAACAAAGATATGAAACATTCTTTGCAGAagtttttgaaaacataa